From Litoribacterium kuwaitense, a single genomic window includes:
- a CDS encoding YlmC/YmxH family sporulation protein: MCIFEKNELSAHHIRLYKKNIGKEGTRMRFSELGRKEMIDVTNGQRLGMIGDADIELDEQTGEIVNVYLPQYRMWGLKKSESIHTLRWDQIQRIGKDMIIIEIEHKSG; the protein is encoded by the coding sequence TTGTGCATCTTTGAAAAGAATGAATTGTCGGCGCATCACATACGTTTATATAAGAAGAACATAGGAAAAGAGGGGACACGCATGCGGTTTAGTGAATTGGGACGTAAAGAAATGATTGATGTGACGAACGGACAACGCCTCGGTATGATCGGCGATGCAGATATTGAGCTGGACGAGCAAACAGGAGAAATTGTGAACGTGTATTTGCCGCAATACCGAATGTGGGGATTGAAAAAATCAGAATCGATACACACATTGCGATGGGACCAGATTCAACGGATTGGTAAAGATATGATTATCATCGAAATCGAGCATAAATCCGGCTAG
- a CDS encoding polysaccharide deacetylase family protein yields the protein MKRNLMSWLVFTVLCVGMLAVLFSSPVDYYIQTLKNGETVLVTATDSESRLREQIEAHADKVNIPPKNAVVDRVWKAIPGLNGLEVDVDASLERMKKKQRFQENLVVFKEVPPQVTLSDLPPAPVYKGHPDKPMVAFIVNVAWGNEYIPDILQILREEGLRVSFFLEGRWTKENMELARMIAQDGHSIGNHSYSHPQMERLSLEAARQEISKTNEVIEAVLGNKPQWFGPPSGGYNDLTIQAAAEENMRTVLWSVDTIDWKNPNPDEMAARVSEQIHPGAIVLMHPTEAVTKGLRPMIKQIQAKDLRISNISDVLSEQRKSQEVVSLLLDDF from the coding sequence ATGAAACGAAATTTAATGTCATGGTTGGTTTTTACAGTGCTATGTGTAGGGATGCTGGCCGTCCTCTTTTCATCACCTGTCGATTATTATATACAGACATTAAAAAATGGGGAGACCGTGCTCGTTACAGCGACTGACAGTGAGAGTCGTTTAAGAGAGCAAATTGAAGCACACGCAGATAAAGTGAACATTCCGCCAAAGAATGCGGTTGTCGATCGTGTATGGAAAGCGATACCAGGGTTGAACGGCTTAGAAGTAGACGTAGATGCATCGTTAGAACGAATGAAGAAAAAACAACGCTTTCAAGAAAACCTCGTCGTTTTTAAAGAGGTCCCACCTCAAGTGACGCTAAGTGATCTACCGCCAGCACCTGTGTATAAAGGGCATCCTGATAAGCCGATGGTTGCTTTTATCGTAAACGTCGCGTGGGGAAATGAGTATATTCCAGATATTCTCCAAATCCTTCGCGAAGAAGGTCTTCGCGTGAGCTTCTTTTTAGAAGGACGTTGGACGAAGGAAAACATGGAGCTCGCCCGCATGATCGCTCAAGACGGTCATTCTATTGGCAACCATTCGTACAGTCATCCGCAGATGGAACGACTTAGCTTGGAGGCGGCTCGTCAGGAGATATCAAAAACGAATGAAGTGATTGAAGCGGTTTTAGGAAATAAACCGCAATGGTTTGGTCCGCCAAGCGGAGGTTATAATGATCTAACGATACAAGCTGCTGCAGAAGAAAACATGAGAACGGTTCTATGGAGCGTCGACACGATCGATTGGAAAAATCCTAATCCAGACGAAATGGCTGCACGAGTGAGTGAGCAAATCCATCCAGGTGCCATTGTTCTCATGCATCCGACAGAAGCAGTCACAAAAGGATTACGCCCGATGATTAAGCAAATACAGGCGAAGGACTTACGGATTTCTAATATTTCAGATGTCCTTTCTGAGCAAAGAAAAAGCCAAGAAGTCGTTTCGCTCTTGCTAGATGACTTTTAA
- a CDS encoding YlzJ-like family protein, with protein MILYTATPPEMIFQSDAQEFQKRKTVQWENCSLLVEETEEQNYRVVQVLSSDPKHYIDQQIAPGQILPFLPKS; from the coding sequence ATGATTTTATACACCGCTACCCCTCCAGAGATGATTTTTCAATCAGACGCTCAAGAATTTCAAAAGCGAAAAACGGTGCAATGGGAAAATTGTTCCTTGCTTGTCGAAGAGACTGAGGAGCAAAACTATCGCGTTGTCCAAGTGCTAAGTTCTGACCCTAAGCATTATATAGATCAGCAAATAGCCCCAGGACAAATTCTCCCTTTCCTGCCAAAATCATAG
- the dapG gene encoding aspartate kinase, giving the protein MAKVIVQKFGGTSVKDETSRQKAVAHVKRALAEGYKVVVVVSAIGRKGAPYATDTLLSLLSSETDARAMDLMASCGEIISSVVFQDLLKARGISAVAMTGAQAGFKTTSDFGDAKITEMCCDQVTSAFETYDCVVVAGFQGMDEEGNVTTLGRGGSDTSASALGAALGADWIDIFTDVEGVMTADPRIVKDARPLPMVTYTEICNMAYQGAKVIHPRAVEIAMQAKIPIRVRSTHSEAPGTLVTALVKPTDRVTDVHDNVVTGITHVADVSQITVVAEEEQRLPQADIFKAMADQGISVDFISITPRTVTYTVQKEATLRTETLLKSLGLSPRIRKNCAKVSAVGAGMTGVPGVISTIVQSLSGEGIEILQSADSHTTIWVLVDGVHLEKAVNALHKTFLSSFRDKRIADDEDETLRV; this is encoded by the coding sequence ATGGCTAAGGTAATTGTGCAAAAATTTGGTGGCACGTCCGTCAAAGACGAAACGTCACGGCAAAAAGCTGTGGCTCATGTGAAAAGAGCGTTAGCAGAAGGGTATAAGGTCGTGGTCGTCGTTTCAGCCATTGGGCGCAAGGGAGCGCCGTATGCTACCGATACACTGCTTAGCCTATTGTCCTCTGAAACCGACGCCAGAGCGATGGATTTAATGGCATCATGTGGAGAAATTATTTCGTCTGTCGTTTTCCAAGACTTGTTAAAAGCGCGCGGCATTTCTGCAGTGGCGATGACGGGTGCGCAAGCAGGATTTAAAACGACGAGCGATTTTGGTGATGCGAAAATTACAGAAATGTGCTGTGACCAGGTGACATCTGCATTTGAAACGTATGACTGTGTTGTTGTCGCTGGTTTTCAAGGTATGGATGAGGAAGGAAACGTAACGACATTAGGACGTGGTGGCAGTGATACGTCTGCGTCCGCCCTCGGTGCGGCGCTAGGCGCGGATTGGATTGACATATTCACGGATGTCGAAGGAGTCATGACAGCAGATCCACGCATCGTTAAAGATGCCAGACCTTTACCGATGGTCACGTATACAGAAATTTGTAATATGGCCTACCAGGGAGCAAAGGTGATTCATCCAAGAGCGGTAGAAATTGCGATGCAGGCAAAAATTCCGATTCGTGTTCGGTCGACTCACTCAGAAGCGCCAGGAACGCTCGTAACGGCACTTGTCAAGCCGACCGATCGTGTAACTGATGTGCATGACAACGTAGTAACAGGCATCACTCATGTAGCTGATGTATCACAAATCACGGTCGTTGCTGAAGAGGAACAAAGGTTACCGCAGGCGGACATCTTCAAGGCAATGGCTGATCAAGGGATTTCCGTTGATTTTATTTCCATTACGCCTCGGACTGTTACCTATACCGTTCAAAAAGAAGCAACATTACGAACAGAGACGCTGCTAAAGTCCCTTGGGTTATCACCACGTATTAGAAAAAATTGCGCTAAAGTATCGGCAGTCGGTGCAGGGATGACAGGGGTGCCTGGCGTTATTTCGACGATCGTTCAATCGTTAAGCGGTGAAGGGATTGAGATTTTACAATCCGCTGACTCTCATACGACCATTTGGGTGCTCGTAGACGGTGTTCACCTAGAGAAAGCCGTCAATGCCTTACACAAAACCTTTTTGTCTTCTTTTCGAGATAAGCGAATCGCAGATGATGAAGATGAAACGTTACGTGTCTAG
- a CDS encoding M16 family metallopeptidase, with the protein MVKTHTLSNGVRIVSDPMPFTRSVSIGIWIHVGSRHEPSHLSGMAHFVEHMLFKGTASRSARDIAEQFDRIGGQINAFTTKEYTCLHAKVIDTHANQALEILADMFFHSQFLTADIEKEKQIIYEEIKMYEDTPDELVHDLLMEAAYPEQAFGRSILGSEQTVSTFTAKTVSEFQRNTYQPQRVVISVAGHYSPEFITEIGESFSSFPSMESDICLHEEAIFTPKQINRQKETEQTHVCFGFEAVSSQSEAIYPLAIVNNLLGGSMSSRLFQHIREDRGLAYSVYSYFSTYEDQGLFTIYAGVANDQLDELKEAIEYNVRQLVLHGITLDELAAQKEQLKGHILLSSEGTDSRMEQNGKNELLLGQPQTVESFISRLEAVTFDELHRFVEQCLTKEPAIAIVSP; encoded by the coding sequence TTGGTTAAAACACACACGCTGTCGAATGGCGTTCGCATCGTTTCTGATCCAATGCCGTTCACTCGTTCAGTATCCATTGGTATTTGGATTCATGTCGGTTCGCGCCATGAGCCTTCTCACCTAAGTGGGATGGCGCATTTTGTTGAACATATGCTTTTTAAAGGTACAGCATCTCGCTCGGCTCGCGACATTGCTGAACAATTTGACCGGATTGGTGGTCAAATCAATGCTTTTACGACAAAGGAATATACGTGCCTTCACGCGAAAGTGATTGACACACATGCTAATCAGGCATTAGAGATTTTAGCGGATATGTTCTTTCATTCTCAGTTTCTCACGGCAGATATTGAAAAGGAAAAACAAATTATTTATGAAGAAATTAAAATGTATGAAGACACGCCGGATGAGCTCGTACACGACCTGTTGATGGAAGCGGCATATCCAGAACAAGCATTCGGCCGTTCCATTCTTGGAAGCGAGCAAACAGTCAGCACATTCACAGCAAAAACCGTCAGTGAATTTCAACGAAATACGTATCAGCCACAGCGCGTCGTTATTTCTGTCGCGGGACATTACTCTCCTGAGTTCATTACGGAAATCGGCGAATCATTTTCTTCATTTCCAAGTATGGAAAGCGACATTTGTTTACATGAAGAAGCCATTTTTACACCAAAACAAATCAATCGGCAAAAAGAAACCGAGCAAACGCACGTTTGTTTCGGGTTTGAAGCTGTTTCTAGTCAAAGTGAAGCGATTTATCCGCTGGCCATTGTCAATAATCTCCTTGGTGGAAGTATGAGCAGTCGTCTTTTTCAACATATCCGTGAAGACAGGGGACTCGCTTATTCCGTTTACTCCTATTTCTCTACCTACGAAGATCAAGGATTATTTACAATTTATGCGGGGGTCGCCAACGATCAGCTTGACGAACTGAAAGAAGCGATCGAATACAATGTACGTCAGCTCGTCTTACATGGAATAACGCTTGACGAATTAGCAGCACAAAAAGAGCAGTTAAAAGGACATATTTTATTATCGTCTGAAGGTACAGACAGCCGGATGGAGCAAAATGGTAAGAACGAACTGTTATTAGGCCAGCCACAGACGGTGGAGTCGTTTATTTCACGACTAGAAGCAGTCACCTTTGATGAACTGCATAGGTTTGTTGAGCAATGTTTAACAAAAGAACCAGCGATTGCGATTGTGTCCCCTTAA
- a CDS encoding aspartate-semialdehyde dehydrogenase: MNEQQTYHVAVVGATGAVGQTMLETLEKRQFPVGKLTLLSSERSAGKKRIYNNETYEVQVATPEAFEGVDIALFSAGGSVSKKLAKEAVKRGAVVIDNTSAFRMDQDVPLVVPEVNPDALKDHQGIIANPNCSTIQMVAALKPIQEKFGLKRVIVSTYQAVSGAGTEAIEEMKEQSAAVLEGKTPSASVLPAGGDKRHFPIAFNAIPQIDLFQDNGYTFEEMKMINETKKILQDESLSVAATCVRLPIESGHAESVYFETEADRVGASEVQNLLRDADGVTLQDDPASQEYPMPAMAAGKNDVFVGRIRKDLNVDNGIHMWVVADNLLKGAALNSVQIAEKMIELGLMKSK; encoded by the coding sequence ATGAACGAACAACAAACTTACCATGTGGCTGTCGTGGGTGCGACTGGCGCCGTTGGCCAAACAATGCTTGAAACATTAGAAAAAAGACAATTTCCTGTCGGGAAGCTGACATTGCTATCTTCCGAGCGTTCTGCTGGAAAAAAACGAATATATAATAACGAAACGTATGAAGTACAAGTGGCTACGCCTGAAGCTTTTGAAGGCGTAGATATTGCTTTGTTCAGCGCAGGAGGATCTGTTTCCAAAAAGCTGGCGAAAGAAGCCGTCAAACGCGGTGCTGTTGTGATCGATAATACGAGTGCTTTCAGAATGGATCAAGATGTACCCCTCGTAGTGCCTGAGGTAAACCCAGACGCGTTGAAGGATCATCAAGGAATTATCGCCAATCCAAACTGTTCAACGATCCAAATGGTCGCGGCGTTAAAGCCGATTCAGGAGAAGTTTGGTCTGAAGCGCGTGATCGTGTCGACATACCAAGCAGTTTCAGGAGCAGGAACCGAAGCCATTGAAGAGATGAAGGAACAATCAGCAGCTGTCTTAGAAGGAAAAACGCCGTCAGCTAGCGTACTTCCAGCTGGCGGAGATAAGCGCCATTTTCCAATTGCATTTAACGCCATTCCGCAAATCGATCTCTTTCAAGATAATGGTTATACATTTGAAGAAATGAAAATGATCAATGAAACGAAAAAAATTCTCCAAGACGAAAGTTTATCAGTTGCAGCGACATGCGTCCGTTTGCCGATTGAATCCGGGCATGCTGAATCTGTTTATTTTGAAACTGAAGCAGACCGTGTTGGCGCATCTGAAGTGCAAAACCTATTACGCGATGCGGACGGAGTCACTTTGCAGGATGACCCAGCGTCACAAGAATATCCGATGCCTGCGATGGCTGCTGGAAAAAATGACGTGTTTGTCGGGCGTATCCGTAAAGATTTAAATGTAGACAATGGCATTCACATGTGGGTCGTAGCAGACAATCTCTTAAAAGGTGCAGCGTTAAACTCTGTGCAAATTGCTGAAAAAATGATCGAGCTCGGTCTCATGAAGTCAAAGTGA
- a CDS encoding dipicolinate synthase subunit B: MRLKGKRIGFGMTGSHCTYEEVLPQLQSLMDEGATVVPVVTPTLVMTSTRFGKAGEWVEKIEEATGQKVIDSIVGAEPLGPKHPLDCMVVAPLTGNSLSKFANAMTDSPVLMAAKATLRNRKPVVLGISTNDALGLNGTNLMKLMTAKHIYFIPFGQDDPLKKPTSLVARMSELLPAVEAALEGRQHQPVLVENK; the protein is encoded by the coding sequence GTGAGGTTAAAAGGAAAGCGAATCGGATTTGGAATGACCGGCTCGCATTGTACGTATGAAGAAGTGCTGCCGCAATTACAATCTTTAATGGATGAAGGGGCGACCGTCGTACCAGTTGTTACGCCAACCCTTGTCATGACGAGCACACGCTTTGGCAAGGCTGGAGAATGGGTTGAAAAAATTGAAGAAGCGACAGGGCAAAAAGTGATTGATTCGATTGTCGGTGCGGAGCCTTTAGGTCCAAAGCATCCGCTAGACTGTATGGTCGTCGCCCCATTAACCGGGAATTCGTTAAGTAAGTTTGCAAACGCGATGACGGATTCTCCAGTACTCATGGCTGCTAAAGCGACGCTCCGTAATCGTAAGCCTGTCGTGCTCGGTATTTCTACCAATGATGCGCTTGGACTCAATGGGACGAATTTGATGAAATTAATGACTGCCAAGCATATTTATTTTATCCCTTTTGGGCAGGATGATCCGCTGAAAAAACCGACTTCACTTGTCGCTCGAATGTCAGAGTTACTTCCTGCTGTGGAAGCGGCGCTTGAAGGCAGACAACACCAGCCTGTGCTTGTAGAAAATAAATAA
- the rpsO gene encoding 30S ribosomal protein S15 — MALTQERKNEIIAQYKTHEQDTGSPEVQIAVLTEQINSLNEHLREHKKDHHSRRGLLKMVGKRRNLLNYLRKKDVTRYRELIQKLGLRR; from the coding sequence ATGGCATTAACACAAGAGCGCAAAAACGAGATCATTGCACAATATAAAACGCATGAGCAAGACACAGGATCTCCAGAAGTGCAAATCGCTGTCCTGACTGAACAGATCAATTCATTAAATGAGCATTTGCGTGAACATAAGAAAGACCATCACTCACGCCGCGGACTTTTGAAAATGGTAGGTAAACGCCGTAACTTGTTAAACTACCTTCGTAAGAAAGACGTGACTCGCTACCGTGAACTGATCCAAAAACTAGGCTTGCGCCGATAA
- the dpaA gene encoding dipicolinic acid synthetase subunit A, with product MSAGKHIALYGGDARQLEVVRRLHENGCRMSLFGYDQLDVTLAGATKRDIKEFSLSDVDAIILPVSGLQKDGTVETIFSDGPLTLTKEHIEQTPNHCQVFTGIASEKLKTLCKEAGRQLVPLFDRDDVAIYNSIPTAEGTVMMVIQHTDQTIHSAKVAVLGWGRTGITVARTFRSLGADVRCAARSSAHLARIEESGHKPFHIDDRAAYLQDVDVCINTIPSLILSKDVLDSMPENVLIVDLASKPGGTDFKYAEEKGIKALLAPGLPGIVAPKTAGQILAKVLSQLLEPKPPVKGEERL from the coding sequence ATGAGTGCAGGAAAGCATATTGCGCTGTACGGCGGAGATGCTCGCCAACTTGAAGTCGTACGCCGCTTGCATGAAAATGGCTGTCGCATGAGTCTATTTGGCTATGATCAGCTTGATGTCACGCTTGCGGGAGCAACAAAACGAGACATCAAAGAATTTTCCCTCTCTGATGTTGACGCCATTATCCTCCCTGTTTCAGGATTGCAAAAAGATGGAACAGTTGAAACGATTTTTTCCGACGGTCCTCTAACATTAACGAAAGAACATATCGAACAAACGCCGAACCATTGTCAAGTGTTTACCGGCATTGCTAGTGAGAAATTAAAAACACTCTGTAAAGAGGCAGGTCGCCAGCTCGTGCCACTTTTTGATCGCGATGATGTGGCAATTTATAATTCTATACCGACGGCTGAAGGAACGGTGATGATGGTCATTCAACATACCGATCAAACCATTCATTCGGCAAAGGTCGCCGTATTAGGCTGGGGAAGAACTGGAATTACTGTCGCTAGAACATTTCGTTCCCTCGGAGCAGATGTCCGTTGTGCAGCGCGAAGTTCGGCGCATTTAGCTCGAATTGAAGAGAGTGGACACAAGCCATTTCACATCGATGACCGTGCCGCTTATTTACAAGATGTTGACGTTTGTATTAATACCATTCCCTCTCTCATTCTAAGTAAGGACGTCTTAGATTCCATGCCTGAGAATGTTCTCATTGTTGACCTTGCCTCTAAGCCAGGAGGAACTGATTTTAAATACGCCGAGGAAAAAGGCATTAAAGCATTGCTGGCACCGGGACTGCCCGGAATTGTCGCACCAAAAACAGCCGGTCAAATTCTTGCAAAAGTACTCTCTCAGCTGCTTGAGCCGAAACCACCAGTGAAAGGAGAGGAACGTTTGTGA
- a CDS encoding ClpP family protease gives MSKIQQLGQTNVPNAPDSNIHCLNIIGQIEGHLQLPPQNKTTKYEHLIPQIVAIEQNPKIEGLLVLLNTVGGDVEAGLAIAEMIASMNKPSVSIVLGGGHSIGVPIAVSTDYSMIAETATMTIHPIRLTGLVIGVPQTFEYLDKMQERVINFVTSHSNVEEEKFKELMLSKGNLTRDIGTNVVGADAVDYGLIDEVGGVGTALMKLQSLIDERKPEQEKVIQ, from the coding sequence ATGTCTAAAATTCAGCAGCTTGGTCAAACCAATGTGCCGAACGCACCCGATTCCAACATTCACTGTTTGAATATTATTGGGCAAATTGAAGGGCATCTTCAGCTCCCTCCACAAAATAAAACGACGAAATATGAGCACCTCATTCCGCAAATTGTAGCGATTGAACAAAACCCAAAAATTGAAGGACTGCTCGTTTTACTAAATACGGTCGGTGGAGATGTTGAAGCAGGGTTAGCGATTGCGGAAATGATCGCTTCGATGAATAAGCCGAGTGTCTCAATTGTCCTTGGTGGCGGGCATAGTATAGGGGTCCCTATTGCTGTCAGCACCGATTATTCAATGATTGCAGAGACAGCAACGATGACGATTCACCCCATTCGTTTAACCGGCCTCGTCATCGGTGTACCACAAACCTTTGAATATTTGGACAAAATGCAAGAACGTGTGATTAATTTTGTTACGTCCCATTCCAATGTTGAAGAAGAGAAGTTTAAAGAGCTAATGCTATCAAAAGGAAACTTGACGAGAGATATTGGGACAAACGTCGTCGGTGCAGACGCAGTTGATTATGGGCTGATTGATGAAGTCGGTGGTGTTGGAACAGCGCTGATGAAGCTTCAGTCTTTAATAGATGAAAGAAAGCCTGAGCAAGAGAAGGTGATTCAATGA
- the dapA gene encoding 4-hydroxy-tetrahydrodipicolinate synthase: MDVGHLLTAMATPFDGKGNVDFQKISQLIDWLIRKKTSALVVTGTTGESPTLTKEEKVALWTHVVKETGGRIPVIAGVGTNNTRETIEMAKKAEQSGVDGLMCVVPYYNKPNEEGVLQHISAVTNAVQLPMMLYHIPGRTGVKLSVDGLAAICSLPNVFAVKESSGDLAQVSELISRVPGVNVYSGDDDLALPMAAVGAKGVVSVASHIVGEELDHMLTAFQRGNTVEAARIHRMLSPLMKALFIAPNPVPVKTALQLCGLDVGSVRLPLTPLTNDERELLQTILGKK, translated from the coding sequence ATGGATGTCGGTCACTTGCTTACGGCAATGGCGACCCCTTTTGATGGCAAGGGGAACGTAGACTTCCAAAAAATTAGTCAACTGATTGATTGGTTGATTAGAAAAAAAACGTCGGCGCTCGTCGTGACAGGAACGACGGGCGAATCGCCAACTTTGACAAAAGAAGAAAAAGTAGCACTCTGGACGCATGTTGTAAAAGAGACCGGTGGAAGAATTCCTGTTATTGCTGGTGTTGGAACGAACAACACTCGTGAAACGATTGAAATGGCTAAGAAAGCGGAGCAATCGGGCGTCGATGGTCTCATGTGCGTCGTTCCCTATTATAATAAGCCAAATGAAGAAGGTGTATTACAGCACATATCTGCGGTGACGAACGCTGTACAACTGCCAATGATGCTTTACCACATTCCCGGGCGCACTGGCGTTAAGCTCTCCGTCGATGGTCTCGCGGCCATTTGCTCTTTGCCCAATGTCTTTGCTGTAAAAGAGTCGAGTGGGGACTTGGCACAAGTCTCGGAGCTGATTTCTCGAGTGCCTGGTGTGAATGTTTACAGTGGAGACGACGATTTAGCCTTGCCAATGGCCGCTGTCGGTGCTAAAGGTGTTGTTTCCGTTGCTTCTCACATCGTTGGAGAAGAGTTAGACCATATGCTTACTGCGTTTCAGCGTGGCAACACCGTCGAAGCGGCGCGAATTCATCGCATGCTATCCCCGCTCATGAAAGCACTGTTTATTGCACCAAATCCGGTTCCAGTAAAAACGGCATTACAGTTGTGTGGCCTCGATGTAGGTAGCGTACGCTTGCCACTCACGCCCTTAACAAACGACGAGCGTGAGCTCTTGCAAACCATTTTAGGGAAAAAATGA